In Isoptericola variabilis 225, the genomic window TCGTCGTCGGGCAGAAGGCGCGGATCGAGCGCACGCTCGCCGCGTACGGGCCCGACGTCGTGCACCTCGCCTCGCCGTTCATGCTCGGCTGGCGTGCGATGCAGGCCGCCGAGGCGCTCGACCTGCCGACCGTCGCCGTCTACCAGACGGAGGTGCCCGGCTACGCGGCCCGCTACGGCGTCCGGCACCTCGAGACGTTCCTGTGGCGCCGCGTCCGCAACCTGCACGAGCGCGCCACCCTGACCCTCGCGCCCTCGACGGCGACGATCGCGCACCTGAGCGCCCGCGGCATCCCGCGGCTGCGGCTGTGGGGCCGGGGCGTCGACACGACGACGTTCCGCCCGTCGGCGCGCGACGAGACCTGGCGCACGCGCGTCGGCGCGGGCCGTCCCCTGCTCGTCGGGTACGTGGGACGGCTCGCGGCCGAGAAGCAGGTCGAGGCGCTCGCGGCGCTCGCCGACCTGCCCGACGTGCGCCTCGTCGTCGTCGGCGACGGACCCGAGCGCGCCGCGCTCACCCACCTCCTGCCCGACGCGCACTTCACCGGCATGCTGCGCGGCCCCGAGCTGGCGCGCGCGATGGCGAGCCTCGACGTCTTCGTCCACCCCGGCGAGCTCGAGACGTTCGGTCAGACGCTCCAGGAGGCCCACGCGAGCGGCGTCCCGGTCGTCGCGCCCGCGGCCGGCGGGCCGCTCGACATCGTGCAGCACTCGCACACGGGCTGGCTCTACCCGCCGGGCGACCACGCGGCGATGCGCGCCCACGTCGTGGACCTGCTCGGCGACGACCGCAAGCGCCGTGCGTTCGGCGCCGCGGCCCGGGCGAGCGCGGCCCGGCGCACGTGGACCGACGTCTGCTCGGAGCTCGTCGGCCACTACGAGGACGCGATCCGGCAGCGGGCGGTCGTGTGATGCGGATCGTCCACGTCGCGAACTTCTACGGTCCGCGGTCGGGCGGGATCCGCACCGCGATGCACGCGATCGCGCGCGAGTACGTCGCGCGCGGTCACGAGCCCGTGCTCGTGGTGCCCGACGCCGGGGCGACGACGGCGGTCACGGGCGGCGTGCGGGTCGTGACCGTGCCCGCTCCGCTCGTCCCGGGCATCGGCGGCTACCGCGTCGTGACGCGCCCCGGTGCGGTGCGCCGGCTGCTCGACGAGCTCGAGCCCGACCGCCTCGAGGTCAGCGACCGCACCACCCTGGTCGGCACGGGCGACTGGGCCCGCGCCGCGGGCGTGCCGTCGCTGCTCATGCTGCACGAGCGGGTCGACGGGCTGCTGCGCGCGTTCTGGCCCGGCGCCGGCAAGGGCGCCCGCCCGCGCGGCGGGACGGGCGTGGTCGGCTCGGCCGTGGCCCCCGTCGTGGCGGACCGGTGGAACGCCGCCACGTTCCGCCGCTTCGACCGGCTCGTCGCCACGACCGGCTTCGCCGCCGCGGAGGCCTCGCGGCTGGGCGAGCGCCTCGCCGGCTCCGTCGGCAGCGGGGTGCCCGGCGCGGTCCCGCCCCTGCACCGCGTGCCGCTGGGCGTCGACCTCGACCTCTTCTCCCCCGCGCGGCACGACGCCGGCACGCGCGCCGGGCTCGCCCCTCCAGGCACGGCGGTGGTCCTCGTCGTGAGCCGGCTGTCCGGCGAGAAGCGGGTCGACCTCGCGATCGACGCGGTGGCGCGGGTCGTGCGCGACGGCCGCCCCGCGCGGCTCGTCGTCGCGGGCGGCGGGCCGCAGCTCACGCGGCTGCGGGCGCGCGCCGAGCGGCACGGACTCGACCACCGCTTCCTCGGCTTCGTGCCCGACCGCACGCGGCTCGCGACGCTCCTCGCGTGCGCCGACGTCGTCGTCGCGCCCGGGCCGATCGAGACGTTCGGCCTCGCGGCGCTCGAGGCGCTGGCGTCGGGGACGCCGGTGGTGTGCAGCGCGACGAGCGCGCTGCCCGAGGTGGTCGGCGGCGCCGGCGCGGTCGGCGCACCCGACCCGCACGCGCTCGCCCTCGCCGTGCACGACGTGCTCGACCGGCCCGCCGCCGCACGGCGCGAGGCCGCCCGGGAGCGCGCCGAGCTGTTCCCGTGGTCCGCCACGGGCGAGGCGATGCTCCGGATCCACGGGGCGCCGTCGGGCGTCCCGGCCGGCGTGGGGGGTACGCGATGACGAGCACCGTCGTCGCGCTCGGCGACTCGATCTCGGCCGGCGTGGGCGACGCCGTCGGGCCCGGGTGCGCGCACGGCCCGGGGTGGGCCGCCCACCTGGCGACGCTGCTCGGAGCGGACGCGTTCCACAACCTCGCGCGCAACGGGGCCCGGGCGCGCGACGTCGTCGACGCCCAGCTGCCGGCGGCGCTCACGCTGCGGCCGCGGATCGCGACGCTCGTCGTCGGCGGCAACGACGCGCTGCGCAGCGACTTCTCGGCCGCGTCGGTCGGGCGCGACCTCGTCACCACCGCGGGGGCGCTGTGCGACGCCGGGGCGACCGTCGTGCTCGGCACGCTGCCGCCCATCGGGCTGTTCGAGCTCGCGCCCGCCCCCGTGCGCCGGGTCATGCGGGCGCGGGTCGAGGCCGTCAACGCCGCGGTGCGGCACGCGGCGGCGTCCGTGGGGTCCGGCGCCGTGGTGGTCGACGTCGCGACCGCCGCCCGGGCCGCGGGCGGCCGCGCGTGGCACGTCGACCGCGTGCATCCCTCGCCGCACGGCCACCGGGCGCTGGCGCTCGCCGCCTTCTCCCACCTGAGCGAGCTGTCAGGCTCACGCCGCGGTATACCGGGGCCTGGGCCTGACAACTCGCTGGCGTCGCTGATCGAGGCGCCGCCCGCGCCGCCGGCCGTCGGCGCGCAGCTCGCGTGGCTCGTGCTCGCGGGCATCCCGTGGGCGCTGCGCCGTGGCCGTGACTTCCTGCCCGGCCTCGCGCGCGCCGTCGTCGAGGACCTGCGTGCCGGCGTCGTTCATCCGCAGGTCGGCATGGGTTCACCCGACGAGGCCTGCCGTCACCCGCGCTGCCTAGCGTCCACCGGGACGGCGCGCGACCGCCGCGCGCCCCGGTTCGACGGAGGACCCCAGTGCCCGTACGTCCCAGCACCCCGCCCACCCGCGCGCGCCGCGTCGGCGCCGCCGCGGCGTCCGGCGTGGCGATCGCGTCGCTCGCCGTGCCGCTCGCCGTGTCGTCCGGGCTGCCCGCGGCCGCCGAGATCGTCGACGCGCCCGTCGTGCTCGCCGCCGACGACGCCGCGATCTCGCTCACGCCGGTCGGCTCGCACGCGACCGGCGTCTTCGACGAGTCCGCGGCCGAGATCGTCGCCTACCACGCGCGCTCGCAGCGCCTCTTCACGGTCGACGCGCACGCGGGCGCGGTCACCGTCCTCGACGTGTCCGACGCCGGTGCCCCGGTCGAGCTCTTCGCGCTGCGCACGACGGGGATCGCCGCGGCGGACGGCTCCGTGGTGCCGGCCGGCGCCGTCGCGGACTCGGTGGCCGTGCGCCCTGACGGGCTCGGCGTCGTCGCGGTCGAGTCCGACGTCAAGACCGACGACGGCTGGCTCGTGTTCTTCGACGCCGCGGGCGACGGCGGCGCGCTCGGTGCGGTGCGCGTCGGCGCGCTGCCCGACATGGTGACGGTCACGCCCGACGGCCGGTCCGCCGTCGTCGCGAACGAGGGCGAGCCCGCCGACGACTTCAGCGTCGACCCCGAGGGCTCGGTGTCCGTCGTCGCGCTGCCCAAGAAGGTGGCCGCGCCCGCGCAGGACGCCGTGCGCACGGCGGACTTCCACGCGTTCGAGGGCGACGCGCTGCCCGACGGCGTGCGCGTCTTCGGGCCGGACGTCCCGGCCCCGGACGGGTCGCTCGAGCACCGCGTCTCGCGCAACCTCGAGCCGGAGTACGTGGCCGTCGCCGAGGACTCGCGCACCGCGTACGTCACGCTGCAGGAGGCGAACGCG contains:
- a CDS encoding glycosyltransferase family 1 protein, which produces MRVAIVAESFLPQVNGVTNSVLRVLEHLRARGDEAMVLAPDADEGVVPPFVHGAPVVELGSVGLPGYPDVRVVVGQKARIERTLAAYGPDVVHLASPFMLGWRAMQAAEALDLPTVAVYQTEVPGYAARYGVRHLETFLWRRVRNLHERATLTLAPSTATIAHLSARGIPRLRLWGRGVDTTTFRPSARDETWRTRVGAGRPLLVGYVGRLAAEKQVEALAALADLPDVRLVVVGDGPERAALTHLLPDAHFTGMLRGPELARAMASLDVFVHPGELETFGQTLQEAHASGVPVVAPAAGGPLDIVQHSHTGWLYPPGDHAAMRAHVVDLLGDDRKRRAFGAAARASAARRTWTDVCSELVGHYEDAIRQRAVV
- a CDS encoding glycosyltransferase; the encoded protein is MRIVHVANFYGPRSGGIRTAMHAIAREYVARGHEPVLVVPDAGATTAVTGGVRVVTVPAPLVPGIGGYRVVTRPGAVRRLLDELEPDRLEVSDRTTLVGTGDWARAAGVPSLLMLHERVDGLLRAFWPGAGKGARPRGGTGVVGSAVAPVVADRWNAATFRRFDRLVATTGFAAAEASRLGERLAGSVGSGVPGAVPPLHRVPLGVDLDLFSPARHDAGTRAGLAPPGTAVVLVVSRLSGEKRVDLAIDAVARVVRDGRPARLVVAGGGPQLTRLRARAERHGLDHRFLGFVPDRTRLATLLACADVVVAPGPIETFGLAALEALASGTPVVCSATSALPEVVGGAGAVGAPDPHALALAVHDVLDRPAAARREAARERAELFPWSATGEAMLRIHGAPSGVPAGVGGTR
- a CDS encoding choice-of-anchor I family protein, translated to MPVRPSTPPTRARRVGAAAASGVAIASLAVPLAVSSGLPAAAEIVDAPVVLAADDAAISLTPVGSHATGVFDESAAEIVAYHARSQRLFTVDAHAGAVTVLDVSDAGAPVELFALRTTGIAAADGSVVPAGAVADSVAVRPDGLGVVAVESDVKTDDGWLVFFDAAGDGGALGAVRVGALPDMVTVTPDGRSAVVANEGEPADDFSVDPEGSVSVVALPKKVAAPAQDAVRTADFHAFEGDALPDGVRVFGPDVPAPDGSLEHRVSRNLEPEYVAVAEDSRTAYVTLQEANAIAVVDLASATVTDLWPLGAKDHSLPGNGIDPSDRDGRVDIRDVPVKGLYMPDAVAAYSARGTTYLVTANEGDAREWGDYEEPARVKDLGKDGLAPVCADSPAAGLLGDADLGRLNVTTASGLRADGSCYEELYAFGGRSFSIWTTDGELVFDSGDAFERITAEALGDAFNTNHSETNFEGRSDDKGPEPEALTLGTIAGRTYAFVGLERASGVMVYDVTVPAEASFVTYVSNRDYSVSVEDADDVDAALAEAGDLGPEGMAFVPAHRSPTRTPLLAVANEVSGTTTLFEITR